A region of the Parafrankia irregularis genome:
CGCCGTCGCGGGTGAGCCGGGAGCCGCGCCCCTGCCGTTCGACCAGGATGCGGCCCGTCGCGGCCTCCAGGCGGCGCACATGCTGGCTGACCGCCGCCTGGCTGAGGTGCAGTGCGGACGCCGCGCGCTGGAAGCCGCCGCAGTCCGCGACAGCGACGAAGCTGCGCAGCGGGGCGATGTCCAGGGTGCGTCCCACCAGGTCAGGCTACCTAGCGGCCACACTATCTACACCGAAATGGTAAAAATAATCGCGGAACGCTATAGATCATCATTGCGAAGCGTAGTTGGACACCGCCGGCCAAACGGACGCATGCTGGGCCCATGAACCGGTCGGAGATCGTAGCGGCGGGCGTCGGCTGGCATCTGATCGACCTCACCTGTCGCGGTGCCGCCGTGTGTCGCGGTGCCGCAGTGCGCTGCCGCTGACTGTGTCCCGCCCGCTGTCAGCCCTCTGATCAGGCGTTCTGCCGGCCGGGCTGCACCGGTTCGCCGCGCGGTCGGTCCAGGGGCCGGTCGCCGCACTGAGTACATGGCCCGCTCGGGCCGCTGAGGTCGCTGGTCCGCCCGGCTGTGGATCGTCGCCGATTCGGGGTGTCGGTCCGGCATGCCCGGCGCAAGATCGTCACTTTGGGTGTTGGATCACCCGGCCTGAGGGCGGTCCAGCGCGTGTTGCCGACCAGGAAAGGTCCACCGATGTCTGCTCGCACGCTGAAGCCTCGCACGTTGAAGCTCGGTGCCGTCCTGTTCGGGGTCGGCGGGCCAGGGCAGCACAACACCTGGCTCAGCCCTGAGATCCCGGGCGATGCCAGTGTGGACGTCCACTGGTACATCGCCCGCGCGCAGGCCGCCGAGGCCGCGAAGTTCGACCTCGTCTTCATCGTGGACAGCCAGTTCATCACCCCGGACTCGCCGCACCACTACCTCAGCCGGCTCGAGCCGCTCACGCTGCTGTCCGCGATCGCCGTGCACACCAGCCACATCGGCCTGGTGGGGACGATCACGACGTCCTACAACGAGCCGTTCAACGTCGCGCGCCGGCTGGCGTCCCTCGACCACATCAGCGGTGGGCGGGCCGGCTGGAACGTGGTCACCAGCGGCGACGCGGGCACAGCGGGCAACTACAGCCGGGACGAGCACTACGACTACGCGACCCGCTACGGCCGGGCGCTGGAGCACGTCCAGGTCGCGCGGGCGCTGTGGGACTCCTACGAGGCCGGCGCCTTCCCCCGGGACAAGGAACGCGGCGTGTTCTTCGACCGCGACCGCCAGCATGCGCTGAACCACCGCGGCGAGTACTTCTCGGTGGTCGGCCCGCTCAACCTGGAGCGCACCCCCCAGGGGCAGCCGGTGATCTTCCAGGCGGGGGACTCCGAGGAGGGCCGTGACCTCGGCGCCAGCGTCGCCGAGGCGATCTTCACCCACGCCGAGACGCTGGAGCAGGCACAGGCGTTCCGCACCGAGCTGCGGGCACGGGCGGCCGCCAAGGGGCGCGACCCCGACCAGGTGCTCGTGTTCCCGGGCATCTCGCCGATCATCGCCGACACCGACGAGCAGGCCCGCGAGATCCAGCGGGCGACCCTGGGCGCGAAGAGCTTCGCCCGGGCACTGGCCGAGCTCGGCCGGCCGTTCGGCTGGCACGACTTCTCGCAGTACGACCTGGACGCACCGTTCCCCGAGGTCGGTGACGCCGGTGCGCTCAGCTTCCGGACCCAGGCGGAGGCGATCAAGAAGCATGCCCGGGAGAACGACCTCACCCTGCGCCAGGTCGTCGAGCACCAGCTCAGCGCGCAGTACGCACCCTTCGTCGGCTCGGCGCGCACCGTGGCCGACGAGATCGAGCGCTGGTTCCGCGCCGGCGCGTTCGACGGCATCAACATCATCGTGACGGTGCCCAGCGAGTTCGCGCGTTTCGTCGACGAGGTCCTGCCGATCCTGCGCGAGCGCGGCGTCGTGCGGGACGAGTACGAGTCCACGACGCTGCGCGGCAACCTCGGGCTGCCCATCCCCGAGAACCGCCACACGGCGGCCCGCCAGCAGACGCTGCAGCCCGCCGGTGTGTGACCTGACCTATCACCTCACACTCATCACCCAGTTTCCTGCCGTGGCGGCGCACCGTCGTACCGCGGCCCACCGCACAGCCCGAACCGGCGGGAGCCCGACACCATGACCGACCACCTCGACCACCTCGACTTCGAAGCCACCGGCGGCCTGCGCACCCGCGGGACCGTTCTGATCGTGCCGGGCCGCGGTGAGAGCCCGGCCGTCTACCGCCGCTTCGGCGCCCGCGTGGCGTCGGACACCTATCGGGTGCGGGTGACCGAAGCACCGGTGCTCGATCCGGCCGACCCGGTAGCCTCCCTCGAGGTGATCGCGAAGCAGCTGGCCGAAGCCGCCGCCGGCGTGGGAGACGAGCCGACCCGGCCGCTCGTCGCGGTCGGTTCGGACACCGGCTCGGTGGCGCTGGCAGCGCTCGCCGCGCTCGCCGCCGGTGGTCAGCGCGGCGTCTCCGACGTCTGGCGGCCGGACGCCCTCGTCCTCGCCGGGCTGCCCGGCTACGGCGCCCACGCCACCGGCGGGTGGGACGACGAGCTGAACGCCCGCACCCACTGCCCGGTGCATCGTGGTGTGCTCAGCGACGACCCGGCTGTACAGCGGGGCAGCCTCGGTGACGTCGTCCCCGACGCGCTGCTCGACCTCGCCTACGGCAGCACCGCCGCGCTGCCGCAGCTGCTGCTCGTCGGCGACATCGACCCCGTCGCGGACCGTGAGGCGCTCAGCCGCGCAGCGAAGGCGCTGCCGAACGCGCGGCTGACCGTGGTCCGCGGCGCGCACCACGACGTGCTCAACGACGTCCACCACCGGTCGGTCTCCGCCGAGGTCGTCACGTTCCTGGAGGCGCTGCGCAACGAGCCCTCACTGAGCCCGATCATCGTCACGGAGGCGAGCAGATGGTGACAGCCCTGCCGGCGCTCGACCCCAGGCGGCTGCGGCACGTCTTCGGTGCCTTCCCGTCCGGGGTCGCCGCGGTGGCCGCCCTGGTCGACGGCGCACCCGTGGGAATCGCGGCGAGCTCCTTCACCTCCGTCTCCCTCGAGCCGCCGCTGGTGTCGCTGTGCGTCGCGCACACGTCCAACACCTGGCCGGTGCTGCGCAGCGCGGCCCGCATCGGGGTGAGCATTCTCAGTGCGGACCAGGACCGGGCGGCCCGCCAGCTCGCGGGGCGCGGTGGTGACCGCTTCGCCGAGCTTCGCTGGCGCGTGAGCGAGCACGGCGCCGTCCTGCTCGACGGGGCGAGCGGCTGGATCGAGACCAGCATCGAGCAGGAGGTGCGCGCGGGTGACCACGACGTCATCCTGCTGCGGGTGCACGACCTCGACGCCGACCACGGCATCAGCCCACTGGTGTTCCACGCCAGCCAGTTCCGCCGCCTCGAGCCCTGACCGCCGCGCGGCGCCGCTCAGGGTGGCGATGCGATCAGCTATCAGATCAGCGATCAGCGTCCAGCGCCGTCCGCGGCACTGGACGCGGGGTGGAGCTGTGAGCGCAGCTCGTGGGCGCCGTCGGGGCGGGCGATCTCGTAGTACGTCCGGTAGCCGCCGCCGGGCAGCTCGACCACGGAGAGGTAACGCAGCGCGTGATCGGCATCCAGTGACTGGGCGGCCGGTTCCACCCCGACCGCCTCGAAGTGGCCGGGGCCCGTGCCGAACGCGACACCGGTGCGCTCGGCCCAGTTCTCGGCGGCGCTGGCCCGGCCGTCGTAGAACGCCACCGCCCGGTCACCGTCGAGAAGGACCGAACTGATCCGGACCCCGCGGGCGTCCCAGTGCCCCGGGCGCGGCGCCAGCGCGACGCCGTGCCAGGTCCAGGTCAGACCGTCCGGGCTGGTGGCGTAACGGCTGTCCATCCGGTCGGTGGCGGTGTCGTCCTCCAGCGGGTGGCACGACGCCCACAGATGCCAGCGGCTGCCGTCGTACCTGATCACCGGGTCCTTCACCGCGGTGCGCGCGTCGCCGGGCAGCACGGTCTGGCGGCGGGTGGCGTCGAAGCCGGCGGGGGAGTCGGCCTCCAGGACGTCGACCCACCAGTGGTAGCTGTCGGGGGTGGCGCAGCTGACGTAGAGCCGCCAGGTGCCCTGCGGGGTGACGGCCAGCGCCGCGCGTTCGAGGGACTCGGCGCCGAACGGGCCGCGGGTGATCGTGGCCAGCTGGGTGAAGTTCTCGCCGTCGGTGGACGAGGCGACGATCACCGCGTAGCCGCGCCCGCGCCCGATGGGCCGGCGCAGCCGATAGGTGAGGTAGTAGACGCCGTCCACCAGGATCGCGCTGGGCGCGCCGGCCCAGTAGCCCGGGCCGTCGCCGGGTGGGCCCACCACGATCGTCCCTGTGTCGGGCAGGGGGAGGGGAAGGTGCTCGGCCCGTTCGGCGTGTCCGGTTGTCACGAGGCAATCCTACTTAGCCGGTAAACATGGTCGGAGATGCGGGGGGCTCACCGGCGTTCCGCCGGTGTCGGGTTGTCGCCGTGCGGCCTCGCTCACCTCGGACTCCTTTCCACTATTTCTATCGAACTTATCGGTTATGCTCCGGATGACGACGCGGCGCCGGGTCGTCACCTGCCGTTACGGCAGATTCTGTGTCGTGTCGCCCCACCAGGAGCGTGTCGAGATGCCCCTGCCCGACTTCCTCGTCATCGGCGTCCCCAAGGCCGGTACGACCGCCATCCACGCGGCACTCAGTCGGCACCCGCAACTGTTCCTGTCCCAGGTCAAGGAGCCGAAGTACTTCCTCTCGGACGGGCCGCCGCCCGCCTGGCGCGGGCCCGGTGACGTCCAGACCAGCCAGGAACACGTGTGGCGGCCCGCGGACTACGAGGCGCTGTTCGACCAGGCGCCACCCGGAGCGCTGCGCGGCGAGGCGACCCCGTTCTATCTCTACGACCTCGACGCGCAGAACCGGATCCGTCGGCTGCTGCCGAAGGCGCGGCTGGTGGTGCTGCTGCGCAACCCGGTCGACCGGGCCCACTCGAACTGGACGCATCTGTGGGCCGCCGGGCTCGAGCCGGAGCGGGACTTCGTCCGCGCCTGCGCGCTGGAGGAGAGCCGTCGAGCCGCCGGCTGGGCACATTTCTGGCATTACGTCTCGCAGGGCCTCTACGGGGAACAGCTCGCCCACCTATTCGAGCTGTTCCCGCGCGAGCAGGTGCTCCTGCTGCGCTACCGCGACCTGCGCGACGATCCGGTGGCCACCCTCGACCGGGTCTGCGAGTTCCTCGAGGTCGAGACCGGGCTGCTGGACGTCGTGCCCGCACAGAACGTCACCCCGTTCGTGGCGGACACCCGGCCGAACGCCGTGCTGCGGGCGGTGCTGCGCACGGGCGGGCGGTTCGGCCAGCACTTCCCGGTGCCGGCGCGCCGGGCTGTGCGGGGTCCGCTGCTCACGCTTCTGCAGCGTGAGCGGGGCGGGCGCGCGAAGCTGACCCCGGCCGAGCGGGCCGCGGTGCTGCCGTACTTCACCTCCGACATCGCCCGCCTGGAGGAGGTGACCGGTCTGTCCTACGCGGACTGGCTCACCGTCGGCCTCGAACCGGACGTGATCGACTAGCGCGGCGTGTGCCCCGAGGCCGCTGCTGGAAGATCATGGGATTTTGGTTGTCCTGGCGACCGCGATCCTCAACTCTTGTCTGGCAGCAATGGGTTCTTGGGGTGTGCCCCGAGGCCGCGCCAGTCGCGCCAGTCGCGCCAGTCGCGGCCCGGCGCCGGGCCGCGACTCGAAGAGCTCTGGGCCCCGGGGGCTCCGGAGTCTGAGGTGCTGCGCTAGACGGCTGCGGCACCTGGGGCCGCTGCGGTGTCTGCGGTGGCCGCGGCGCCTTCGGGAGCTGCGCCGTTCACCACGCCCGCGGTGTCCGCGATGCTCGTTGCATCCGTGATGTCTGTGATGGCCGCCGGGTCTGGCAGTACCTTGCCCCGGTTGAGGATTCCGCGCGGGTCGAAGACAGCGCGAAGCCGCCGCTGCAGGTCGACGGAGCCGTCGCCGAGCTCGGCCGCCACCCAGCGGCGTTTGAGCAGGCCGACGCCATGCTCACCGGTGAGCGTGCCGCCCATCTCCAACGCCGTGGTGAACACTTCGTCGGCGGCGCGCCACACCGCCTCGGGTACCTGCGGTGCGCCCGGGTCCAGAGCGGCCCCACCCAGCTCTGCCCCACCCTGGCCGGCTCCGGCACCGGCACCGGCGGCCTCGGCAGGGTCGACGACGAAGATCGGGTGGAGGTTGCCGTCGGCGGCGTGGGCGAGGGTGGCGACCACCACGTTGTGCCGCTCGCCGATGCGGGCGATCGCCTCGACCATTTCGGCGAGGCGTGAGCGGGGCACGGCGACGTCCTCGATCAGGGGCCGGCCGAGACGTTCGATCGCCGGCAGCGCCAGCCGGCGGGCGGCGAGCAGCTCGTCGGCGCTCGCCGGATCGGTGCTGATCTCCACGACGGTGGCGTGCTCGCGTATCGCGGCCGCCAGCCGGTCGGCGTCCGCCTCGGCGCCCGAGCCGTCGGTCTGCGCGAGCAGCAGGGCCTGCCCGCGTGCCCGCAGGTCCGTCCCGCGCCAGGCGTCGAGCGCGGCGAGGAAACGGGCGTCGAGCAGTTCCAGCAGCGCCGGCGTCACACCGGCGGCGAGGACGGCGCCGGCGGCGGCCGCGGCGGCGTGCGCGTCGCGGAAGTAGGCCGCGACGGTGGCCGGCTGGCCGGGCGGAATCGGCTGCAGCCGCAGCGCGGCCGCGACGACCACGCCGAGGGTGCCTTCCGAGCCGACGAGCAGCGCGGTGAGGTCGTAGCCGGTGACGCCCTTGACGGTGCGCCGGCCGGTGCGCAGCAGCTCCCCGCCCGGCAGCACCACGTCGAGCCCCAGCACGGCCTCGCGGGTGACGCCGTACTTCGCGCAGCGCAGGCCACCGGCGTTGGTCGCGATGTTCCCGCCGAGGGTGGAGATGTCGTGGCTGGCCGGGTCGGGTGCGTAGCGCAGGCCGTGCGCGGCCGCGGCCTGGTCCAGCTCGGCGGCCCGCACGCCCGGCTCGACGACGGCGATCATGTCGGCGGGGGAGAGCTCGCGGATGCGGTTCATCCGCTCCAGGCTCAGGACCAGCTCGCCGGGGCCGGCGACCGCGCCGCCGGCGAGCCCCGTCCCGGCGCCGCGTGGCACGACCGGGACGCGGTACTCGTGCGCCAGGCGCAGCACCGCGCGCACGTCGTCGACGCCGACGGCCCGGACGACGACCGCCGGCGGTGCCGGTGACGGCCATCCGGACCGGTCTGCCCGGGCCGCGGTCAGGTCTGCGGGGTCCTGGCTGACGCTGCCGGCGCTGGTGGCGGCCCGCAACGCGGGCAGAAAGCCTTCCGGCAGGCCGGCTCCGCCACCGGCACCACCGGCGCCACCACCGCTGGCGCCGGTGGCGGCAGCAGTGGCGGCGTTCGACGGCGTCAGGCTGACCTGCCCGCGGCGGCGCGCAGCTCCTCCACGCGGTTGGTGCGCTCCCAGGTGAAGTTCGGCTCGTCGCGGCCGAAGTGGCCGTAGGCGGCGGTCGGGCGGTAGATCGGCCGAAGCAGGTCGAGGTCGCGGATGATCGCGGCCGGCCGCAGGTCGAAGACCTCGGTCACGGCGTGCTCGATCCGGGTGACCGGCACCGTCTCGGTACCGAACGTCTCCACGAACAGCCCGACCGGCTCGGCCTTCCCGATCGCATACGCGACCTGCAGCTCCGCCCGGTGCGCCAGCCCGGCCGCGACCACGTTCTTGGCCGCCCACCGCAGGGCGTACGCGGCGGACCGGTCAACCTTGGACGGGTCCTTGCCCGAGAACGCGCCACCGCCGTGGCGTGCCGACCCGCCGTAGGTGTCGATGATGATCTTTCGTCCGGTCAGGCCGGCGTCACCCTGCGGCCCGCCGACCTCGAACCGGCCGGTGGGGTTGACCAGCAGCCGGTAGCCGTCGACCTCCAGGTTGAGGTTCTCCTCGGCGAGCCGCTTGAGTTCCGGCTCGACGACCTGGGCGCGGATGTCGGCGCTGAGCGTGAGGTCGAGGTCGACCCCGGGCGCGTGGTGCGCGGAGACCACGACGGTGTCGAGCCGGACCGGACCGTGCTCGTCGTACTCGATCGTGACCTGGGTCTTGCCGTCCGGGCGCAGGTAGTCCAGCAGGCCGTCGTGACGTACCCGGGCGAGGCGGGCGGACAGCCGGTGCGCCAGGGTGATCGGCAAAGGCAGCAGGGCCGGGGTCTCGTCGGTGGCGTAGCCGAACATGATGCCCTGGTCGCCGGCACCCTGCTGGGCCAGCGCGTCGTCGGCACCCTCGACCCGGGCCTCGTGGGCGCGGTCGACACCCTGGGCGATGTCGGGCGACTGCGATCCGATCGAGACCAGCACACCGACGGTGGCGCCGTCGAAGCCCGTCGCGGCGTCGTACCCGATCTCGGTCAGGGTGCGGCGGACGACGCTGGTGACGTCGACGTGGGCCGCGGTGGTGACCTCCCCGGCGACGTGCACATGCCCGGTGGTCAGCAAGGTCTCCACGGCCACCCGCGAGCGCGGGTCGCCGGCCAGGAAGGCGTCGAGCAGCGCGTCGCTGATCTGGTCGGCGAGCTTGTCGGGATGCCCTTCGGTGACTGATTCGGAGGTGAACAGGCGACGCGGCATTGGCATGACCTCGATGTCGTGACGGCGCTCCCGCGGCGACGGGTGCGCATACGGCGAAGACGGAGGAAACCGGGAGGAACGATGCGGGACAGGGAGGTGGGACCTCAGCCGGGCTGCGCCCCGGTGGCGGCGGGCCGGGCGGGGTCGGCGGACCATTCGGACCAGGAACCCGGGTAGAGCACCGCCTCCACGCCGACCGTGGCCAGGGCGGCGGCGAGGAAGGACGCCGTGACACCGGAGCCGCAGTACACGCCGACGGCGGGCGCGTCCTCGCCTGGCCCGGGCTGCGTGACGCCCACTGCCGCCAGCGCGGCGTTCAGCTCCGCCGGCGGCAGGACGCGACCGGCGGCCCCGAGCAGCGAGGCCGCGGGCAGGCTGCGCGCACCTGGGATGTGGCCGGCGCGCGGGTCAATCGGTTCGGTCTCGCCACGGTAACGCTCGCCTGCCCGGGCGTCGAGCAGCACGCCGTCGCGCGCGAGCCGGGCGGCTTCGTCCGCATCGAGCGCCGGTAGCTGGCCGGGGGAGAGCACCACGTCACCCACAGGTGCGGTCACCTCACCGGTCTGCACCGGCAGCCCGGCCTCGAGCCAGGCGGCGAGGCCGCCGTCGAGCAGCCGCACCTGCCGGTGGCCGGCCCAGCGCAGCAACCACCAGGCCCGGGCGGCGGCGAGACCGCCACTGTTGTCGTAGACGACGACCTCGTCGCCGGCACGCAGGCCCCACCGCCGGGCTGCGGCCTGCAGGCGTTCGGCTGCGGGCAGCGGATGGCGGCCGGTGCCCGGGCCGGGCTTGTCGGAAAGCTCGGTCTCGAGATCGACGAACACCGCGCCGGGGAGATGACCGGCCAGGTAGTGCTCGTGGCCGTGGTCGTCGCCGAGGGCCCAGCGCACGTCGAGCAGGACGATGCGTTCGCCTGCGTCCAGCCGGCCGGCGAGGTCGGTCGGGTCGACGACGCCGACCGCCGCCGGGTGGGCCTGGTCGCTCCCGGGGAGGCCGGGAGTCTTGGTGCCGCTCACAGGGCGACCTTCCGTCGGATGAATACGCGGATTCGCGGAGACAGGTGGATACGAGGGGACAGCTGTGAAGCGCGCAGGCGCCGGGGCGCGGCGGTGCGTGGGCCCGCAGGTCCGCGAGCCCGCAGGCTCACGGGATTGCGGGATTGCGGGATCAGGCGGCCGGGCGGCTGCCGTTGAGCGGGGCGGTCGGTGGTGCCAGTGCCGTCAGGACTGCGCGCAGCACCCGCAGGTGAGCGCTGAGCCAGCGCTCGCCATGTGCCTCGACCTCGCCGAGGGCA
Encoded here:
- a CDS encoding sulfurtransferase yields the protein MSGTKTPGLPGSDQAHPAAVGVVDPTDLAGRLDAGERIVLLDVRWALGDDHGHEHYLAGHLPGAVFVDLETELSDKPGPGTGRHPLPAAERLQAAARRWGLRAGDEVVVYDNSGGLAAARAWWLLRWAGHRQVRLLDGGLAAWLEAGLPVQTGEVTAPVGDVVLSPGQLPALDADEAARLARDGVLLDARAGERYRGETEPIDPRAGHIPGARSLPAASLLGAAGRVLPPAELNAALAAVGVTQPGPGEDAPAVGVYCGSGVTASFLAAALATVGVEAVLYPGSWSEWSADPARPAATGAQPG
- a CDS encoding NtaA/DmoA family FMN-dependent monooxygenase (This protein belongs to a clade of FMN-dependent monooxygenases, within a broader family of flavin-dependent oxidoreductases, the luciferase-like monooxygenase (LMM) family, some of whose members use coenzyme F420 rather than FMN.), producing the protein MSARTLKPRTLKLGAVLFGVGGPGQHNTWLSPEIPGDASVDVHWYIARAQAAEAAKFDLVFIVDSQFITPDSPHHYLSRLEPLTLLSAIAVHTSHIGLVGTITTSYNEPFNVARRLASLDHISGGRAGWNVVTSGDAGTAGNYSRDEHYDYATRYGRALEHVQVARALWDSYEAGAFPRDKERGVFFDRDRQHALNHRGEYFSVVGPLNLERTPQGQPVIFQAGDSEEGRDLGASVAEAIFTHAETLEQAQAFRTELRARAAAKGRDPDQVLVFPGISPIIADTDEQAREIQRATLGAKSFARALAELGRPFGWHDFSQYDLDAPFPEVGDAGALSFRTQAEAIKKHARENDLTLRQVVEHQLSAQYAPFVGSARTVADEIERWFRAGAFDGINIIVTVPSEFARFVDEVLPILRERGVVRDEYESTTLRGNLGLPIPENRHTAARQQTLQPAGV
- a CDS encoding alpha/beta hydrolase, giving the protein MTDHLDHLDFEATGGLRTRGTVLIVPGRGESPAVYRRFGARVASDTYRVRVTEAPVLDPADPVASLEVIAKQLAEAAAGVGDEPTRPLVAVGSDTGSVALAALAALAAGGQRGVSDVWRPDALVLAGLPGYGAHATGGWDDELNARTHCPVHRGVLSDDPAVQRGSLGDVVPDALLDLAYGSTAALPQLLLVGDIDPVADREALSRAAKALPNARLTVVRGAHHDVLNDVHHRSVSAEVVTFLEALRNEPSLSPIIVTEASRW
- a CDS encoding sulfotransferase family protein — its product is MPLPDFLVIGVPKAGTTAIHAALSRHPQLFLSQVKEPKYFLSDGPPPAWRGPGDVQTSQEHVWRPADYEALFDQAPPGALRGEATPFYLYDLDAQNRIRRLLPKARLVVLLRNPVDRAHSNWTHLWAAGLEPERDFVRACALEESRRAAGWAHFWHYVSQGLYGEQLAHLFELFPREQVLLLRYRDLRDDPVATLDRVCEFLEVETGLLDVVPAQNVTPFVADTRPNAVLRAVLRTGGRFGQHFPVPARRAVRGPLLTLLQRERGGRAKLTPAERAAVLPYFTSDIARLEEVTGLSYADWLTVGLEPDVID
- a CDS encoding FAD-binding oxidoreductase; translation: MRAATSAGSVSQDPADLTAARADRSGWPSPAPPAVVVRAVGVDDVRAVLRLAHEYRVPVVPRGAGTGLAGGAVAGPGELVLSLERMNRIRELSPADMIAVVEPGVRAAELDQAAAAHGLRYAPDPASHDISTLGGNIATNAGGLRCAKYGVTREAVLGLDVVLPGGELLRTGRRTVKGVTGYDLTALLVGSEGTLGVVVAAALRLQPIPPGQPATVAAYFRDAHAAAAAAGAVLAAGVTPALLELLDARFLAALDAWRGTDLRARGQALLLAQTDGSGAEADADRLAAAIREHATVVEISTDPASADELLAARRLALPAIERLGRPLIEDVAVPRSRLAEMVEAIARIGERHNVVVATLAHAADGNLHPIFVVDPAEAAGAGAGAGQGGAELGGAALDPGAPQVPEAVWRAADEVFTTALEMGGTLTGEHGVGLLKRRWVAAELGDGSVDLQRRLRAVFDPRGILNRGKVLPDPAAITDITDATSIADTAGVVNGAAPEGAAATADTAAAPGAAAV
- a CDS encoding flavin reductase family protein; the protein is MVTALPALDPRRLRHVFGAFPSGVAAVAALVDGAPVGIAASSFTSVSLEPPLVSLCVAHTSNTWPVLRSAARIGVSILSADQDRAARQLAGRGGDRFAELRWRVSEHGAVLLDGASGWIETSIEQEVRAGDHDVILLRVHDLDADHGISPLVFHASQFRRLEP
- the metK gene encoding methionine adenosyltransferase — protein: MPRRLFTSESVTEGHPDKLADQISDALLDAFLAGDPRSRVAVETLLTTGHVHVAGEVTTAAHVDVTSVVRRTLTEIGYDAATGFDGATVGVLVSIGSQSPDIAQGVDRAHEARVEGADDALAQQGAGDQGIMFGYATDETPALLPLPITLAHRLSARLARVRHDGLLDYLRPDGKTQVTIEYDEHGPVRLDTVVVSAHHAPGVDLDLTLSADIRAQVVEPELKRLAEENLNLEVDGYRLLVNPTGRFEVGGPQGDAGLTGRKIIIDTYGGSARHGGGAFSGKDPSKVDRSAAYALRWAAKNVVAAGLAHRAELQVAYAIGKAEPVGLFVETFGTETVPVTRIEHAVTEVFDLRPAAIIRDLDLLRPIYRPTAAYGHFGRDEPNFTWERTNRVEELRAAAGRSA